In Excalfactoria chinensis isolate bCotChi1 chromosome 3, bCotChi1.hap2, whole genome shotgun sequence, one DNA window encodes the following:
- the POMC gene encoding pro-opiomelanocortin isoform X2, with translation MRGALCYSLPVVLGLLLCHPTTASGPCWENSKCQDLATEAGVLACAKACRAELSAEAPVYPGNGHLQPLSESIRKYVMSHFRWNKFGRRNSSSGGHKREEVAGLALPATSPHHPTGEEEDGEGLEREEGKRSYSMEHFRWGKPVGRKRRPIKVYPNGVDEESAESYPMEFRREMAADGDPLNLSEEEEEEEEEEGEEEKKDGGSYRMRHFRWHAPLKDKRYGGFMTLEHSQTPLMTLFKNAIIKSAYKKGQ, from the exons ATGCGGGGCGCGCTGTGCTACAGCTTGCctgtggtgctggggctgctgctgtgccacccCACCACTGCCAGCGGCCCATGCTGGGAGAACAGCAAGTGCCAGGACCTGGCCACCGAGGCTGGAGTTTTG GCGTGCGCCAAGGCGTGCCGAGCTGAGCTGTCGGCCGAGGCACCCGTGTACCCGGGCAATGGGCACCTGCAGCCCCTCTCTGAGAGCATCCGTAAGTACGTGATGAGCCATTTCCGCTGGAACAAGTTTGGCCGTCGCAACAGCAGCAGCGGAGGGCACAAAAGGGAGGAGGTAGCTGGCCTTGCCCTGCCTGCCACATCACCCCACCACCCtactggggaggaggaagatggaGAAGGGTTGGAGCGAGAGGAAGGGAAGCGCTCCTACTCCATGGAGCATTTCCGCTGGGGAAAGCCGGTGGGACGGAAGAGGAGACCCATCAAGGTGTATCCCAACGGCGTGGATGAGGAGTCAGCTGAGAGCTACCCCATGGAGTTCCGGAGGGAGATGGCGGCCGATGGGGACCCCCTCAACCTCTccgaggaggaagaagaggaggaggaggaggaaggtgaggaggaaaagaaggacGGTGGCTCGTACCGCATGCGGCACTTCCGCTGGCATGCGCCGCTGAAGGACAAGCGCTACGGCGGCTTCATGACCCTGGAGCACAGCCAGACCCCGCTGATGACTCTGTTCAAAAACGCCATCATCAAAAGCGCCTACAAGAAGGGTCAGTGA
- the LOC140250798 gene encoding angiopoietin-4-like, giving the protein MLSILMELCPSTGFTEAHWLSFLFLAALSVPSLPKSLPAEYGDNEGPQEGTGLIQCGEYSNQVLPNGRCKIVATLPQGDEQRCPDMFRCTDEVSYWLHENEERKQQILELRELISELQEELRNHRHRIKVLELQHEEAAGRNHSLEQRVQDLEQRYSEASTLQHIQATLLYDMQAQINNISVLTDWVWRNPTCLNPAEMRLQEEMERPDMRHVRNCPIDCASVYHNGLRRSGIYSIMPSVGGMPIEVLCEMDTEGGGWTVIQKRQDGSVDFNRTWNEYREGFGDLNGEFWLGNENIHKITSQGDYSLRIDLEDWNNKHKHAFYQIFSIEDEANSYRLHVDGFSGTVEDSFAWYHNKRSFSTPDSGNICAEISHGGWWYHQCFFSNLNGVYYKGGRYSIKNRKILGPDGVVWYSWKDTDYYSLRKVVMMIRPRTFRPHISP; this is encoded by the exons ATGCTCAGCATCCTGATGGagctctgccccagcactgGCTTTACTGAGGCACATTggctctccttcctcttcctggcTGCACTGAGCGTCCCCTCACTGCCAAAATCCTTGCCTGCAGAGTATGGTGACAATGAAGGGCCCCAGGAAGGCACAGGCCTGATTCAATGTGGGGAGTACAGCAACCAGGTGCTGCCCAATGGCCGCTGCAAGATCGTGGCCACGCTGCCCCAGGGGGATGAGCAGCGGTGCCCAGACATGTTTCGTTGTACCGACGAGGTGTCTTATTGGCTCCACGAGAATGAGGAACGCAAGCAGCAGATCCTGGAGCTGCGGGAGctgatctcagagctgcaggaggagtTGAGAAACCACCGTCATCGCATCAAGGTCCTGGAGCTCCAG CATGAAGAGGCAGCTGGGAGGAACCACAGCCTGGAGCAGCGGGTACAAGACCTGGAGCAGAGGTACAGCGAGGccagcaccctgcagcacaTCCAGGCCACGCTGCTCTACGACATGCAGGCACAGATCAACAACATCTCCGTGCTGACTGACTGGGTCTGGCGTAACCCCACCTGCCTCAACCCTGCTGAGATGAGGCTACAGGAGGAGATGGAGCGGCCAG ATATGAGGCACGTCAGGAACTGCCCCATTGACTGCGCTTCTGTTTACCACAATGGGCTCCGTCGATCTGGGATCTACAGCATCATGCCCTCTGTGGGAGGGATGCCCATTGAAGTGCTGTGTGAAATGGACACTGAAG GAGGGGGCTGGACAGTCATCCAGAAGCGTCAGGATGGCTCAGTTGACTTCAATAGGACCTGGAATGAGTATAGGGAAGGCTTTGGGGACCTGAATGGTGAATTCTGGCTGGGCAATGAGAACATCCACAAGATAACAAGCCAGGGAGACTACTCTCTGCGTATTGACCTGGAGGACTGGAACAACAAACACAAGCATGCCTTCTACCAGATCTTCAG CATTGAGGACGAGGCCAACTCTTACCGCCTGCACGTGGATGGGTTCAGCGGGACGGTGGAGGATTCCTTTGCCTGGTACCACAACAAGAGGAGCTTCAGCACGCCTGACTCAGGGAACATCTGCGCTGAGATCTCCCATGGGGGCTGGTGGTACCACCAGTGCTTCTTCTCCAACCTCAACGGGGTGTACTACAAG GGTGGCCGATACTCCATTAAGAACCGCAAGATCCTTGGGCCGGATGGTGTTGTGTGGTACTCATGGAAGGACACAGACTACTACTCCCTAAGGAAGGTTGTCATGATGATTCGGCCACGCACTTTCCGGCCCCACATCTCCCCATGA
- the POMC gene encoding pro-opiomelanocortin isoform X1, translated as MQSQQKQRPQIWANSCYLFLLFFCFHSAPLQFGCPSLAGRMRGALCYSLPVVLGLLLCHPTTASGPCWENSKCQDLATEAGVLACAKACRAELSAEAPVYPGNGHLQPLSESIRKYVMSHFRWNKFGRRNSSSGGHKREEVAGLALPATSPHHPTGEEEDGEGLEREEGKRSYSMEHFRWGKPVGRKRRPIKVYPNGVDEESAESYPMEFRREMAADGDPLNLSEEEEEEEEEEGEEEKKDGGSYRMRHFRWHAPLKDKRYGGFMTLEHSQTPLMTLFKNAIIKSAYKKGQ; from the exons ATGCAATCCCAGCAGAAGCAGCGGCCCCAAATTTGGGCAAATAGTTGTTATCTTTTTTTACTATTCTTTTGTTTCCACAGCGCTCCTCTGCAGTTTGGGTGCCCATCCTTGGCTGGTAGGATGCGGGGCGCGCTGTGCTACAGCTTGCctgtggtgctggggctgctgctgtgccacccCACCACTGCCAGCGGCCCATGCTGGGAGAACAGCAAGTGCCAGGACCTGGCCACCGAGGCTGGAGTTTTG GCGTGCGCCAAGGCGTGCCGAGCTGAGCTGTCGGCCGAGGCACCCGTGTACCCGGGCAATGGGCACCTGCAGCCCCTCTCTGAGAGCATCCGTAAGTACGTGATGAGCCATTTCCGCTGGAACAAGTTTGGCCGTCGCAACAGCAGCAGCGGAGGGCACAAAAGGGAGGAGGTAGCTGGCCTTGCCCTGCCTGCCACATCACCCCACCACCCtactggggaggaggaagatggaGAAGGGTTGGAGCGAGAGGAAGGGAAGCGCTCCTACTCCATGGAGCATTTCCGCTGGGGAAAGCCGGTGGGACGGAAGAGGAGACCCATCAAGGTGTATCCCAACGGCGTGGATGAGGAGTCAGCTGAGAGCTACCCCATGGAGTTCCGGAGGGAGATGGCGGCCGATGGGGACCCCCTCAACCTCTccgaggaggaagaagaggaggaggaggaggaaggtgaggaggaaaagaaggacGGTGGCTCGTACCGCATGCGGCACTTCCGCTGGCATGCGCCGCTGAAGGACAAGCGCTACGGCGGCTTCATGACCCTGGAGCACAGCCAGACCCCGCTGATGACTCTGTTCAAAAACGCCATCATCAAAAGCGCCTACAAGAAGGGTCAGTGA